In a single window of the Massilia oculi genome:
- the mreD gene encoding rod shape-determining protein MreD: MPGRRPHYILLPVSPLFIAFSLVCAFMLNLMPWGRWVGAPDFVALVLVFWGIHQPRKVGIGVAFCMGLLMDVHDASLLGENALAYTVLSYLAIMIHRRVLWFPLLTQAMHVFPLLLLAQAIQLVVHMVVSGRFPGLLPFVESVVAVALWPVITWLLLAPQRRAVDRDHTRPI; this comes from the coding sequence ATGCCCGGTCGCCGTCCGCATTACATCCTGCTGCCCGTCAGCCCGCTGTTCATCGCCTTCAGCCTGGTGTGCGCCTTCATGCTCAACCTGATGCCCTGGGGGCGCTGGGTCGGGGCGCCCGACTTCGTCGCGCTGGTGCTGGTGTTCTGGGGCATCCACCAGCCGCGCAAGGTCGGCATCGGCGTCGCCTTCTGCATGGGCCTGTTGATGGACGTGCACGACGCCAGCCTGCTGGGCGAGAACGCGCTCGCCTACACCGTGCTGTCCTACCTGGCCATCATGATCCACCGCCGCGTGCTATGGTTCCCGCTGCTGACCCAGGCCATGCATGTGTTCCCGCTGCTGCTGCTGGCCCAGGCCATCCAGCTGGTCGTGCACATGGTGGTGTCAGGCCGCTTCCCCGGCCTGCTGCCGTTCGTCGAGAGCGTGGTGGCGGTGGCCCTGTGGCCGGTGATCACCTGGCTGCTGCTGGCGCCCCAGCGGCGCGCCGTCGACCGCGACCATACCCGCCCGATCTGA
- the mreC gene encoding rod shape-determining protein MreC, which produces MEYSPPPLFKQGAPARVKATVCALIAIVLLFVDARMGLLSGVRQVAATVLYPMQMAALMPREALANMGDYFSSLSTLQKEVQALKHQELARAQLLQQAQFQMAENAHLRRLMEGKQQLPVQSQMAEILYDARDPSTRRIVINRGSRDDVSLGLPVIDHAGVVGQVTRVFPFTSEVTLLTDKDQAIPVQVLRSGLRSIVYGRGNTGLLDLRFVAQDADIQVGDVLVTSGLDGMYPAGLAVARVTQVEKAAGSFGRVVGQPLAGIDRNRQVLVIMSHNPLPPRPAPEAPYSGSRRNMPKMPAVPTPPLPAAPLPAAGAPAAANGAPTPTPANQPAATPPAAQPTPRPAAPAATPPATTATAPTPAARTE; this is translated from the coding sequence ATGGAATACAGTCCTCCGCCGCTGTTCAAACAAGGCGCCCCAGCACGAGTCAAGGCGACGGTCTGCGCACTGATCGCCATCGTATTGCTGTTCGTCGACGCCCGCATGGGATTGCTGTCCGGCGTGCGCCAGGTGGCGGCCACCGTGCTCTATCCGATGCAGATGGCGGCCCTGATGCCGCGCGAGGCGCTGGCCAATATGGGCGATTATTTCTCGTCGCTGTCGACCTTGCAGAAGGAAGTGCAGGCGCTCAAGCACCAGGAGCTGGCGCGCGCCCAGTTGCTGCAGCAGGCCCAGTTCCAGATGGCCGAGAACGCGCACCTGCGGCGCCTGATGGAAGGCAAGCAGCAGTTGCCGGTGCAGTCGCAGATGGCCGAGATCCTGTACGACGCGCGCGACCCGTCCACCCGCCGCATCGTGATCAACCGCGGTTCGCGCGACGACGTGTCGCTCGGGCTGCCGGTGATCGACCACGCCGGCGTGGTCGGCCAGGTCACCCGCGTGTTTCCGTTCACCTCCGAAGTCACGCTGCTGACCGACAAGGACCAGGCCATTCCGGTGCAGGTGCTGCGCAGTGGTTTGCGCAGCATCGTCTATGGCCGCGGCAATACCGGCCTGCTCGACCTGCGCTTCGTGGCCCAGGACGCCGACATCCAGGTCGGCGACGTGCTGGTGACCTCGGGCCTGGACGGAATGTACCCGGCCGGCCTGGCGGTGGCGCGCGTGACCCAGGTCGAGAAGGCGGCCGGCTCGTTCGGCCGCGTGGTCGGCCAGCCGCTGGCCGGCATCGACCGCAATCGCCAGGTGCTGGTGATCATGTCGCACAACCCCTTGCCGCCGCGCCCGGCGCCCGAGGCGCCGTACAGCGGCAGCCGGCGCAATATGCCGAAGATGCCGGCGGTGCCGACGCCGCCGCTGCCTGCCGCGCCGCTGCCGGCGGCCGGCGCGCCCGCCGCCGCCAACGGCGCGCCTACGCCGACGCCAGCCAACCAGCCTGCGGCGACGCCGCCCGCGGCCCAGCCCACGCCACGTCCGGCGGCGCCGGCCGCCACGCCACCTGCAACGACCGCGACCGCGCCCACGCCGGCCGCCCGAACGGAGTAA
- a CDS encoding rod shape-determining protein: MFGFLRSYFSNDLAIDLGTANTLIYVRGLGIVLDEPSVVAIRQEGGPNGKKTIQAVGKEAKQMLGKVPGNIEAIRPMKDGVIADFTVTEQMLKQFIRMVHDSKFFRPSPRIIICVPCGSTQVERRAIRESALGAGASQVYLIEEPMAAAIGAGLPVSEATGSMVVDIGGGTTEVGIISLGGMVYKGSVRVGGDKFDEAIVNYIRRNYGMLIGEQTAEAIKKAIGSAFPGSEVKEMEVKGRNLSEGIPRSFTISSNEILEALTDPLNQIVSAVKNALEQAPPELGADIAEKGMMLTGGGALLRDLDRLLMEETGLPVLAAEDPLTCVVRGSGMALERMDKLGSIFSYE, encoded by the coding sequence ATGTTTGGTTTTTTACGCAGCTACTTCTCGAATGACCTGGCGATCGACCTTGGCACCGCCAACACGCTGATCTACGTCCGCGGCCTGGGCATCGTCCTGGACGAGCCGTCGGTGGTCGCGATCCGCCAGGAAGGTGGCCCGAACGGCAAGAAGACCATCCAGGCAGTCGGCAAGGAAGCCAAGCAGATGCTCGGCAAGGTTCCCGGCAATATCGAAGCGATCCGCCCGATGAAGGATGGCGTGATCGCCGACTTCACCGTCACCGAGCAGATGCTCAAGCAGTTCATCCGCATGGTGCACGACTCGAAATTCTTCCGTCCGTCGCCGCGCATCATCATCTGCGTGCCCTGCGGCTCGACCCAGGTCGAGCGCCGCGCGATCCGCGAATCGGCGCTCGGCGCCGGTGCCTCGCAGGTGTACCTGATCGAAGAGCCGATGGCGGCCGCGATCGGCGCCGGCCTGCCGGTCTCGGAAGCGACCGGCTCGATGGTGGTCGACATCGGCGGCGGCACCACCGAAGTGGGCATCATCTCGCTGGGCGGCATGGTCTACAAGGGCTCGGTGCGCGTGGGCGGCGACAAGTTCGACGAAGCCATCGTCAACTACATCCGCCGCAACTACGGCATGCTGATCGGCGAACAGACCGCCGAAGCGATCAAGAAGGCGATCGGCTCGGCGTTCCCGGGTTCCGAAGTCAAGGAAATGGAAGTCAAGGGCCGCAACCTGTCGGAAGGCATCCCGCGCTCGTTCACCATTTCGAGCAACGAGATCCTGGAAGCCCTCACCGATCCGCTGAACCAGATCGTGTCGGCCGTGAAGAACGCGCTGGAGCAGGCGCCGCCGGAACTGGGCGCCGACATCGCCGAGAAGGGCATGATGCTGACCGGTGGCGGCGCGCTGCTGCGCGACCTGGACCGCCTCTTGATGGAAGAAACCGGCCTGCCGGTGCTGGCCGCCGAAGATCCACTCACCTGCGTGGTGCGCGGCTCGGGCATGGCCCTCGAGCGCATGGACAAGCTTGGTTCGATCTTCTCGTACGAATAA
- the gatC gene encoding Asp-tRNA(Asn)/Glu-tRNA(Gln) amidotransferase subunit GatC yields MSLTLSDVKRIANLAQLDMDDAHAETALAELNGIFALAEQMQAVDTTGVAPLAQPLSAILALPLRLRDDVVTEENRRDDYQAPAPKAQDGLYLVPKVIE; encoded by the coding sequence ATGTCCCTGACCCTTTCCGACGTAAAACGCATCGCCAACCTGGCCCAGCTCGACATGGACGACGCCCATGCCGAGACCGCGCTGGCCGAGTTGAACGGCATCTTCGCGCTGGCCGAGCAGATGCAGGCGGTCGACACCACCGGCGTGGCGCCGCTGGCCCAGCCGCTGTCGGCGATCCTGGCCCTGCCGTTGCGCCTGCGCGACGACGTGGTCACCGAAGAGAATCGCCGCGACGACTACCAGGCGCCGGCGCCGAAGGCGCAGGATGGCCTGTACCTGGTGCCGAAGGTCATCGAGTAA
- the gatA gene encoding Asp-tRNA(Asn)/Glu-tRNA(Gln) amidotransferase subunit GatA, with protein sequence MHNKTIKELSTLLHSKQVSATELARHYLGRIDASGHNAFLHVDHELTLAQAAAADERLAQGTAGPLTGVPIAHKDIFVTRGWRTTAGSKMLDGYVSPFDATVVDRFKAAGMVTLGKVNLDEFAMGSANENSAYGAVKNPWDANAVPGGSSGGSAAAIAARLAPAATATDTGGSIRQPAAFCGVTGIKPTYGRVSRFGMIAFASSLDQGGPIAQTAEDCALLLNEMIGFDERDSTSLTVEQGNVREDYTRDLNKPLDGLRIGVPSEYFGEGLASDVESAVRAALDQFVALGAVLVDVSLPKTALSIPTYYIIAPAEASSNLSRFDGVRYGHRAAEYKDLQDMYRKTRAEGFGSEVKRRIMVGTYVLCHGYYDAYYVQAQKIRRLIADDFQAAFADKCDVIMGPVAPTVAWDLGSKTNDPVANYLADIFTLSTSLAGLPGMSIPCGFGSGKDGGEANGKRPVGLQIIGNYFAEAKLLNIAHQYQQATDWHKRTPVGV encoded by the coding sequence ATGCATAACAAGACCATCAAGGAGCTGTCCACGCTCCTGCACTCGAAACAGGTGTCCGCGACCGAGCTGGCGCGCCACTACCTCGGCCGCATCGACGCGAGCGGGCACAACGCCTTCCTGCACGTTGACCACGAGCTGACGCTGGCCCAGGCCGCGGCCGCCGACGAACGCCTGGCGCAGGGCACGGCCGGCCCGCTGACCGGCGTGCCGATCGCGCACAAGGACATCTTCGTCACCCGCGGCTGGCGCACCACGGCCGGCTCGAAGATGCTGGACGGTTACGTCAGCCCGTTCGACGCGACCGTCGTCGACCGCTTCAAGGCGGCCGGCATGGTCACCCTGGGCAAGGTCAACCTGGACGAATTCGCGATGGGTTCGGCCAACGAGAACTCGGCCTATGGCGCGGTGAAGAACCCGTGGGACGCGAACGCCGTGCCGGGCGGTTCGTCGGGCGGCTCGGCCGCGGCGATCGCCGCGCGCCTGGCCCCGGCCGCCACCGCGACCGACACCGGCGGCTCGATCCGCCAGCCGGCCGCCTTCTGCGGCGTCACCGGCATCAAGCCGACCTATGGCCGCGTGTCGCGCTTCGGCATGATCGCCTTCGCCTCGTCGCTGGACCAGGGCGGCCCGATCGCCCAGACCGCCGAGGATTGCGCGCTGCTGCTCAACGAAATGATCGGCTTCGACGAGCGCGATTCGACCAGCCTCACTGTCGAGCAAGGCAATGTGCGCGAAGACTATACGCGCGACCTGAACAAGCCTTTGGACGGCCTGCGCATCGGCGTGCCATCGGAATACTTCGGCGAAGGCCTGGCTAGCGACGTCGAAAGCGCGGTGCGCGCGGCGCTCGATCAATTCGTGGCGCTGGGCGCTGTATTGGTCGATGTTTCGCTGCCGAAAACGGCGCTGTCGATCCCGACCTACTACATCATCGCGCCGGCGGAAGCCTCGTCGAACCTGTCGCGCTTCGACGGCGTGCGCTACGGCCACCGCGCGGCGGAGTACAAGGATTTGCAGGACATGTACCGCAAAACCCGCGCCGAAGGCTTCGGCAGCGAGGTGAAGCGCCGCATCATGGTCGGCACCTATGTGCTGTGCCACGGCTACTACGACGCCTATTACGTGCAGGCGCAAAAGATCCGGCGCCTGATCGCCGACGACTTCCAGGCGGCGTTCGCCGACAAGTGCGACGTGATCATGGGACCGGTGGCGCCGACGGTGGCCTGGGACCTGGGTTCGAAGACCAATGACCCGGTGGCGAACTACCTTGCCGACATCTTCACGCTGTCGACCAGCCTGGCCGGCCTTCCCGGCATGTCGATCCCCTGCGGTTTCGGCTCCGGCAAGGATGGCGGTGAAGCGAACGGCAAGCGCCCGGTGGGCCTGCAAATCATCGGCAACTACTTCGCCGAGGCGAAGCTGCTGAACATCGCGCACCAGTACCAGCAGGCGACCGACTGGCACAAGCGTACGCCCGTAGGCGTGTAA
- the gatB gene encoding Asp-tRNA(Asn)/Glu-tRNA(Gln) amidotransferase subunit GatB, with the protein MQWEVVIGLENHVQLTTQSKIFSGSSIRFGAEPNTQASPVDLALPGVLPVLNRGAVERAIRFGLAVGAKIAPQSVFARKNYFYPDLPKGYQISQFEDPVVQGGTISFAYEKDGKLETKTVNLTRAHLEEDAGKSLHEDYAGMSGIDLNRAGTPLLEIVSEPEMRSANEAVAYAKALHSLVMWLGVCDGNMQEGSFRCDVNVSVRPVGQKEFGTRCEIKNLNSFRFMEEAIHYEVRRQIELIEDGGKVIQATRLWDPDRKETRSMRTKEDAQDYRYFPDPDLPPLVIGQDWIDRVKAEMPELPGALRARFTGEYGLPEYDALVLTSSKAMANYYEAVVAKAGKENAKAAANWMMGDVSSTLNREGVDLADSPVSAAQLALLLKRIADGTISNKAGKEVFAAMWEAGSDDENLADTVIEQKGLKQISDTGALEAIVDEVLAANAKSVEQYRAGKEAAINALIGQTMKASKGKANPAQVTELLKQKLAG; encoded by the coding sequence ATGCAATGGGAAGTCGTCATCGGTCTTGAGAACCACGTCCAGCTCACGACCCAATCGAAAATCTTCAGCGGCAGCTCGATCCGCTTCGGCGCCGAGCCGAACACGCAGGCCAGCCCGGTCGACCTGGCGCTGCCGGGCGTGCTGCCGGTGCTGAACCGCGGCGCGGTCGAGCGCGCGATCCGTTTCGGCCTGGCGGTCGGCGCAAAAATCGCGCCGCAGTCGGTTTTCGCGCGCAAGAACTACTTTTATCCCGACCTGCCGAAGGGTTACCAGATCAGCCAGTTCGAAGATCCGGTGGTCCAGGGCGGCACCATCAGCTTCGCCTATGAAAAAGACGGCAAGCTGGAGACGAAGACCGTCAACCTGACCCGCGCCCACCTCGAAGAGGATGCGGGCAAATCGCTGCACGAAGACTATGCCGGCATGAGCGGCATCGACCTGAATCGCGCCGGCACGCCGCTGCTCGAGATCGTGTCCGAGCCCGAGATGCGCAGCGCGAACGAGGCCGTCGCGTATGCCAAGGCCCTGCACTCGCTGGTGATGTGGCTGGGCGTCTGTGACGGCAATATGCAGGAGGGTTCGTTTCGCTGCGACGTCAACGTCTCGGTGCGCCCGGTCGGCCAGAAGGAATTCGGCACCCGCTGCGAGATCAAGAACCTGAACTCGTTCCGCTTCATGGAAGAAGCGATCCACTACGAGGTGCGGCGCCAGATCGAGCTGATCGAGGACGGCGGCAAGGTGATTCAGGCGACGCGCCTGTGGGACCCTGACCGCAAGGAGACGCGCTCGATGCGCACCAAGGAAGACGCCCAGGATTATCGCTACTTCCCCGACCCGGACCTGCCGCCTTTGGTGATCGGCCAGGACTGGATCGACCGCGTGAAGGCCGAGATGCCCGAACTGCCGGGCGCCCTGCGCGCGCGCTTCACGGGAGAATACGGCCTGCCGGAGTACGACGCCCTGGTGTTGACTTCGTCGAAGGCGATGGCGAACTACTACGAAGCCGTGGTGGCGAAGGCCGGTAAGGAAAACGCCAAGGCCGCCGCCAACTGGATGATGGGCGACGTCTCGTCGACCCTGAACCGTGAAGGTGTCGACCTGGCCGACTCGCCGGTAAGCGCCGCCCAACTGGCGCTGCTGCTCAAGCGCATCGCCGACGGCACGATCTCGAACAAGGCCGGCAAGGAAGTCTTCGCCGCGATGTGGGAAGCCGGGTCGGACGACGAGAACCTGGCCGACACCGTGATCGAGCAGAAGGGCCTGAAGCAGATCTCGGACACGGGTGCGCTGGAAGCGATCGTCGACGAAGTCCTGGCGGCCAACGCCAAGTCGGTTGAACAATATCGCGCCGGCAAGGAAGCAGCCATCAACGCCCTGATCGGCCAGACGATGAAAGCCTCGAAAGGCAAGGCCAATCCAGCCCAGGTCACCGAACTGCTGAAGCAAAAACTCGCCGGCTAA